From one Streptomyces sp. R41 genomic stretch:
- a CDS encoding FmdB family zinc ribbon protein, with protein MATYEYRCSRCGPFDVKLAIGTAPATHGCPVCAGAAKRVYSSPGLTLTSRTVAALHEREERSRDAPAVVSEVPPGRRVPRRPHPALSRLPQP; from the coding sequence ATGGCAACCTATGAATACCGATGCAGCCGGTGTGGTCCTTTCGACGTCAAGTTGGCGATCGGGACTGCGCCCGCCACCCATGGCTGCCCTGTTTGCGCAGGGGCTGCAAAACGTGTGTACTCCTCGCCCGGCCTCACGCTGACCTCGCGCACGGTCGCCGCCCTCCATGAGCGGGAGGAGCGGTCCCGTGATGCCCCGGCAGTCGTTTCCGAAGTGCCGCCAGGCAGAAGGGTGCCACGGCGCCCGCACCCCGCGCTCTCGCGGTTGCCGCAACCCTGA
- a CDS encoding CrcB family protein: MHQWVQYRKPGSFPRGTWLINITGSYVLELLVSLGARHGLPEQIDPIAGVGFCGSCTTFSTFSYELVRLCEQRQVGTSLLYGGSSLATGSPSAAAGLAIGTF; this comes from the coding sequence GTGCACCAGTGGGTGCAGTACCGAAAGCCCGGCTCGTTCCCTCGTGGCACATGGCTGATCAACATCACCGGCTCGTACGTCCTGGAGCTTCTCGTGAGCCTCGGCGCACGGCACGGGCTGCCGGAGCAGATCGATCCGATCGCCGGCGTCGGTTTCTGCGGCTCCTGCACGACGTTCTCCACATTCAGTTACGAGTTGGTCCGCCTGTGCGAGCAAAGGCAGGTCGGGACATCGCTGTTGTACGGAGGGTCGAGCCTCGCGACAGGTTCGCCGTCGGCTGCGGCCGGGCTTGCCATCGGGACGTTCTGA